The Vigna unguiculata cultivar IT97K-499-35 chromosome 6, ASM411807v1, whole genome shotgun sequence genome contains a region encoding:
- the LOC114188468 gene encoding uncharacterized protein LOC114188468, with amino-acid sequence MVNSSRPRPMVDPCRSEGSTNPGRVEACISLTFFFFVFVTFPRLLHTSLILQISKCKTLHLPLPLSFLFYSCPISSSKFLTISFLSHFGHGDELKRKRHLNGTYFDNLRRRKAFSMEWCWICNVDCEPVEVMT; translated from the exons ATGGTCAACTCGAGCCGGCCTAGGCCAATGGTCGACCCCTGCCGGTCCGAAGGTTCAACCAATCCAGGTCGAGTTGAAG CATGCATTTCtcttacgttttttttttttgtatttgtcaCCTTCCCACGCCTCTTACACACCTCCCTCATTCTCCAAATCTCCAAATGCAAAACACTTCAtcttcctctccctctctcattcttattttattcttgCCCTATCTCCTCCTCTAAATTTCTCACCATATCCTTTCTGTCGCATTTTGGGCATGGTG ATGAGTTAAAGAGGAAAAGACACTTGAATG ggacatattttgataatttgagGAGAAGGAAGGCTTTTAGTATGGAGTGGTGTTGGATATGTAATGTTGATTGTGAACCAGTAGAAG TGATGACGTGA
- the LOC114188156 gene encoding protein LHCP TRANSLOCATION DEFECT translates to MASISCITHHPVTSKLKNFFPSPHVSASDLASRFLGTKKSVGWLSLTSRIGPSNGSRATCWFRFGKNGVDAEGAGIYGSQSRDDFDRDDVEQYFNYMGMLAVDGTYDKMEALLNLKLHPVDILLLLAASEGDKPKIEELLRAGAKYDVKDGEGRTALDRANEEIKEFILNFSVQRA, encoded by the exons ATGGCTTCCATCTCATGCATCACCCACCACCCCGTCACTTCCAAGCTCAAAAATTTCTTCCCTTCACCTCACGTTTCTGCCTCAGACTTGGCTTCAAGGTTTCTGGGCACAAAAAAAAGTGTTGGGTGGCTCAGCCTCACCTCTAGAATTGGCCCCTCCAACGGCTCCAGAGCCACGTGCTGGTTCAGGTTCGGGAAGAACGGTGTTGATGCCGAAGGTGCTGGCATTTATGGCAGCCAAAGCCGTGATGACTTTGACAGAGATGATGTGGAGCAG TACTTCAACTACATGGGGATGCTTGCAGTAGATGGAACCTATGATAAAATGGAAGCTCTTCTAAACCTTAAACTCCACCCTGTGGACATCCTTCTCCTATTAGCTGCATCAGAAGGTGACAAgccaaaaattgaagaactcCTGAGAGCTGGAGCAAAATATGATGTAAAAGATGGAGAGGGTAGAACGGCATTGGATCGAGCCAACgaagaaattaaagaattcATTCTTAATTTTTCAGTGCAGAGGGCATGA
- the LOC114188469 gene encoding disease resistance RPP13-like protein 4 has product MSIRTNPMKAVPTLLKRLVSVDKQAKLKDLKIELTNIKDLFSKVKKNEQELLDKLTKVDGYLRNNNIPKLMEDEKKICQEIKESTERLLPAYQIQQLEKENIEATESPGKTKLDQIEEVDASPEELKLIEKNYDSLDDHEMRFLKSLLHLPENSVMKRRNIILWWVGVGLGETKAPKENGEYVFGKFMDLNLIVPHKYDFVNKLFKVNPLVYGIHELRKKANDEEKKPFGTYSEMVTSSHQSHTLPACLALNKRKVELTDAFGSKSNDFTGIFNTGASYLIFGSQRMAKMKHLQVLQLGRWLHASPEHHIEVNSEEFLKELRDQEALRYLSLRGISRISQLPDSIFQLQSLETLDLKACHNLETLPGDIASLRNLKHLNLSQCYLLDRMPKGIDKLTKLEVLKGFVIGSSDKTPCKISDLAHLPKLKQLSMHIGSGALIPDIGFERLGEFSELEKLKISWGVFDIRYSNIQVNLPPNLKKLHLEGFPGQDIPEWLKPEKIISSLCELYITGGKLQSVDIQGYAHVSCSLKIIRLKYLQHLNIN; this is encoded by the coding sequence ATGTCTATTCGGACAAATCCCATGAAAGCAGTGCCCACATTGTTGAAACGTTTGGTGAGTGTAGATAAACAAGCAAAATTGAAGGATTTGAAAATTGAGTTGACCAACATAAAGGATTTGTTTTCCAAGGTGAAGAAAAATGAACAAGAACTACTTGACAAGTTAACAAAGGTAGATGGCTATCTTCGCAACAACAACATACCTAAGTTGATGGAAGACGAGAAAAAGATTTGCCAGGAAATAAAGGAATCAACTGAAAGGTTGCTGCCAGCCTATCAAATCCAAcaacttgaaaaagaaaatatagaagCTACTGAATCACCAGGAAAAACAAAGCTGGATCAAATAGAAGAAGTGGATGCATCACCCGAGGAGTTGAAACTgatcgagaaaaattatgacaGCCTTGATGATCATGAAATGAGATTCTTGAAGTCTCTGTTACATTTACCAGAGAATTCTGTTATGAAGAGAAGGAATATAATCCTTTGGTGGGTTGGAGTTGGTTTAGGTGAAACGAAAGCACCAAAGGAAAATGGTGAGTATGTGTTTGGAAAGTTTATGGATCTTAACCTAATTGTACCACATAAGTATGACTTtgtgaataaattatttaaagttaatcCTTTGGTCTATGGTATTCATGAATTAAGGAAGAAAGCAAATGATGAAGAGAAGAAGCCTTTTGGAACTTATTCAGAAATGGTTACCTCATCTCATCAGAGTCATACTCTGCCTGCATGTTTAGCACTTAACAAACGAAAAGTTGAACTTACTGATGCGTTTGGTTCTAAATCTAACGATTTCACAGGTATTTTTAATACTGGTGCAAGTTATCTTATATTTGGATCCCAAAGGATGGCCAAAATGAAGCATTTGCAGGTGCTTCAACTTGGTCGTTGGCTGCACGCTTCACCAGAACATCATATTGAAGTGAACAGCGAAGAATTCTTGAAGGAGCTAAGGGATCAAGAGGCTTTGAGATATCTTAGCCTTCGTGGAATATCTAGAATATCTCAGCTGCCAGACTCCATTTTTCAACTTCAGAGCCTAGAGACTCTTGATCTCAAGGCCTGTCATAACCTAGAAACATTACCAGGTGATATTGCATCATTGAGAAACCTCAAACATTTGAATCTGTCTCAATGCTACTTGTTGGATAGAATGCCAAAGGGGATTGACAAGCTGACTAAGCTTGAAGTACTAAAGGGATTTGTGATTGGTAGTTCTGACAAGACTCCTTGCAAAATATCAGATCTTGCACATTTGCCAAAACTAAAGCAGCTCAGCATGCATATAGGAAGTGGGGCTCTGATCCCAGATATAGGGTTTGAAAGATTGGGAGAGTTTTCAGAGCTTGAGAAACTAAAAATATCATGGGGTGTGTTTGACATAAGGTACTCTAACATTCAGGTTAATTTGCCTccaaatttgaaaaagttgcatcTTGAAGGCTTTCCAGGACAAGACATTCCAGAATGGTTGAAACCTGAAAAGATAATCTCAAGTTTGTGTGAGCTATATATTACGGGAGGAAAACTCCAAAGTGTGGATATCCAAGGATATGCTCATGTGTCTTGCTCATTGAAGATCATACGTCTCAAGTACTTacaacatttaaatattaactgA
- the LOC114188470 gene encoding uncharacterized protein LOC114188470, which yields MGNNARFIEGFKEVMKKEFEMSDLDLVKYFLGLEIVQGEEDIFVSQENYAKEVLMKFKMTICSLVSTLMEPSTKLSKYVDGDRVDARKYRSLIRSLRYLTNTRPNLKLSVGITSWYMEELRYTHWKALKIIVRYVKE from the coding sequence ATGGGAAATAATGCCCGGTTCATTGAAGGGTTTAAAGAAGTGATGAAAAAGGAGTTTGAAATGTCTGACTTGGATCTTGTTAAATATTTCCTTGGTTTGGAAATTGTTCAAGGAGAGGAAGACATCTTTGTATCTCAGGAAAATTATGCTAAGGAGGTTTTGATGAAGTTTAAGATGACAATTTGCAGCCTGGTTTCCACCCTTATGGAACCTAGTACAAAACTTTCTAAGTATGTAGATGGAGACCGAGTTGATGCAAGAAAATACCGGAGTCTGATTAGAAGTCTTAGATATCTTACAAATACAAGACCAAATTTAAAGCTAAGTGTTGGAATAACAAGTTGGTATATGGAGGAGCTGAGATATACTCATTGGAAGGCATTAAAGATAATTGTAAGATATGTGAAGGAATAA